A region of Anguilla anguilla isolate fAngAng1 chromosome 18, fAngAng1.pri, whole genome shotgun sequence DNA encodes the following proteins:
- the galm gene encoding aldose 1-epimerase encodes MTEVSKEEFGVIPGQGSVEKWKLKSQSVTIEIISLGCIITSLKTQDKNGEMDDIVLGFDILEGYLTNPRYFGAVVGRVANRIAKGKFTIDGKGYQLAINNGPNSLHGGLKGFDKAIWTSEATADGVRLSLTSRDGEEGYPGELSATVTYSLQGDTLTAQYHASSSQATPINLTNHSYFNLAGHGTPDIYDHQVSITADAYLPVDDTMIPTGEIRAVDGSPFDLRKPVLIGPRLKEVPGPGFDHNFCLSSPGEPPEERPCARVHHPKSGRVLEVSTTQPGVQFYTANFLDGSLRGKGGATYPKHSAFCLETQNWPNAVNQPEFPNTLLRPGEAYSHTTRFSFTTA; translated from the exons ATGACAGAGGTATCAAAGGAAGAGTTTGGGGTGATACCCGGGCAAGGAAGTGTGGAGAAATGGAAGTTAAAATCACAAAGTGTTACTATAGAAATTATATCACTTGGTTGCATTATAACATCGTTGAAGACCCAAGACAAGAATGGAGAAATGGATGACATCGTCCTGGGATTTGACATCCTCGAAG GCTATCTGACAAATCCCCGATACTTCGGAGCTGTCGTTGGACGGGTGGCCAATAGGATCGCCAAGGGGAAGTTCACGATCGATGGGAAGGGATATCAGTTGGCCATCAATAACGGGCCAAATTCCCTCCACGGGGGGCTGAAAGGTTTTGACAAG GCCATCTGGACGAGTGAAGCCACAGCCGACGGTGTGAGGCTGTCGCTGACCAGCCGGGACGGGGAGGAGGGCTACCCTGGGGAGCTGAGTGCCACCGTCACCTACAGCCTGCAGGGAGACACCCTCACCGCCCAATACCACGCCTCCTCCAGCCAGGCCACGCCCATTAACCTCACCAACCACTCCTACTTCAACTTGGCTGGACAT GGGACCCCAGACATATACGACCATCAGGTGTCAATCACAGCTGATGCCTACCTGCCTGTGGATGACACTATGATTCCCACAG GGGAAATCAGGGCTGTAGATGGCTCACCCTTTGACCTCCGAAAGCCTGTGCTGATTGGTCCACGTTTAAAGGAAGTCCCAGGACCAGGTTTCGACCATAACTTCTGCCTGTCATCTCCTGGGGAGCCCCCGGAGGAGCGACCATGTGCCAG GGTGCACCACCCAAAGAGTGGGCGGGTTTTGGAAGTGAGCACAACCCAGCCGGGCGTGCAGTTCTACACCGCAAACTTCCTGGATGGCAGCCTGCGGGGCAAGGGCGGGGCCACCTACCCCAAACACAGCGCCTTTTGCCTGGAGACCCAGAACTGGCCCAACGCCGTCAACCAG CCCGAGTTCCCCAACACCCTGCTGAGGCCAGGAGAGGCCTACAGCCACACCACACGCTTCAGCTTCACCACCGCCTGA